A stretch of the Cytobacillus luteolus genome encodes the following:
- a CDS encoding peptide-methionine (S)-S-oxide reductase — MEVVYLAGGCLWGVQAFIKTLPGVTFTEAGRANGTSPTLEGDYDGYAECVKTEFDPTVVTISELMGYLFEIIDPYSLNKQGQDVGEKYRTGVYSEKPQHLKEAKAFLSERDDYDLIVVEVLPLTNYVISAEEHQDRLARCPDDYCHIPEEILNRYK, encoded by the coding sequence ATGGAAGTAGTATATTTGGCAGGTGGATGTTTATGGGGAGTCCAAGCTTTTATAAAAACATTACCTGGTGTTACGTTTACAGAAGCGGGGAGAGCTAATGGAACAAGTCCTACACTTGAGGGTGATTATGATGGGTACGCGGAGTGTGTAAAAACAGAATTTGATCCGACGGTTGTAACAATCAGTGAATTAATGGGGTATTTATTTGAAATCATTGATCCATACAGTTTAAATAAACAAGGCCAGGACGTTGGCGAGAAGTATAGAACAGGAGTATATAGTGAAAAGCCTCAACACTTAAAAGAGGCGAAGGCGTTTCTTAGTGAGAGGGATGATTATGACCTTATAGTAGTTGAAGTACTGCCTCTTACAAACTATGTTATAAGTGCAGAAGAACATCAAGATCGATTAGCTAGATGTCCAGATGATTATTGTCATATTCCAGAAGAAATATTAAATAGATATAAGTAA